One Roseomonas gilardii subsp. gilardii genomic region harbors:
- a CDS encoding aspartate dehydrogenase produces the protein MRRLGLIGAGGMAATVLEALAAHLPAPLEHVTILVRPGSEARAEALLAAHRVAEASTVRSDIAGFLADAPDVVAECAGHGAVRAHGEAVLRSGRDLVVIAIGALADAELHGRLEAAARAGGAKLVLPPGAVGGIDALGAARLSGLEEVTYLGRKPPRAWKGTQAETLLDLDALTEPTVFYEGTAREAARNYPQNANVAATVALAARGGNGGFDTVRVKLIADPGIARNVHEVAVRSGCADFTIRLEGRPSPANPKTSLTAGYSVARELLNRASATVI, from the coding sequence ATGCGGCGTCTTGGCCTGATCGGCGCGGGGGGCATGGCGGCGACGGTGCTGGAGGCCCTGGCCGCGCATCTCCCGGCGCCGCTGGAGCATGTCACCATCCTGGTCCGCCCGGGCAGCGAAGCCAGGGCGGAGGCGCTGCTCGCCGCGCATCGCGTGGCGGAGGCCAGCACCGTGCGCAGCGACATCGCGGGCTTCCTGGCCGATGCGCCGGATGTGGTGGCGGAATGCGCCGGCCATGGCGCGGTGCGTGCGCATGGCGAGGCGGTGCTGCGCAGCGGGCGCGACCTCGTGGTGATCGCCATCGGCGCCCTGGCCGATGCGGAACTGCATGGGCGGCTGGAGGCGGCGGCGCGGGCAGGGGGCGCGAAGCTCGTCCTGCCGCCCGGCGCGGTCGGCGGCATCGACGCGCTGGGCGCCGCGCGGCTCTCGGGGCTGGAGGAGGTCACCTATCTCGGCCGCAAGCCGCCGCGCGCCTGGAAGGGCACGCAGGCCGAGACGCTGCTCGACCTCGACGCGCTGACGGAGCCCACGGTCTTCTACGAGGGCACGGCGCGCGAGGCGGCGCGGAACTATCCGCAGAACGCCAATGTCGCCGCCACCGTGGCGCTGGCGGCCCGGGGAGGCAATGGTGGCTTCGACACGGTGCGGGTGAAGCTGATCGCCGATCCGGGCATCGCCCGCAACGTCCACGAGGTCGCGGTGCGCTCCGGCTGCGCCGATTTCACCATCCGGCTGGAGGGGCGTCCCTCGCCGGCCAATCCCAAGACCTCGCTGACCGCGGGGTACAGCGTGGCGCGCGAGTTGCTGAACCGCGCATCCGCCACCGTCATCTGA